A genomic region of Parafrankia discariae contains the following coding sequences:
- a CDS encoding type II toxin-antitoxin system RelE family toxin codes for MLPSRRQLLLVANESLPRTVTAAVYELITGPLPDAPYRVGNRLMPPLDDRFSARRGTYRVIYRINDKAMTVTVVAIDHRHDAYHR; via the coding sequence CTGCTGCCATCGCGCCGCCAGCTTCTCCTCGTCGCGAACGAGAGCCTTCCCCGCACCGTCACCGCAGCGGTCTACGAACTGATCACCGGGCCGCTTCCGGACGCTCCCTACCGGGTCGGAAACCGGCTCATGCCACCGCTCGACGACCGGTTCAGCGCACGCCGCGGGACCTACCGGGTCATCTACCGCATCAACGACAAGGCAATGACGGTCACCGTCGTGGCCATCGACCACCGCCACGACGCCTACCACCGCTGA